The following proteins are encoded in a genomic region of Mycolicibacterium rutilum:
- a CDS encoding aromatic-ring-hydroxylating dioxygenase subunit beta: MNAVAVDRDTREAVEAFMFREAELLDGGQFREWLGLLDPDIRYVVPVRTTREDSAGWVGAIAHWNDDYTGLEMRVLRGETDFSWAESPRSRTRHFVSNIRTTAGPEADELTVRSNLLFFRSRGDSGRWELLSAERVDVLRRTDDSLRLARREVLLDHSTLPIDNLSVVL; this comes from the coding sequence ATGAACGCGGTTGCGGTCGATCGAGATACCCGTGAGGCCGTCGAGGCGTTCATGTTCCGGGAGGCGGAGCTACTCGATGGGGGGCAGTTCCGAGAATGGTTGGGTCTGCTCGACCCCGACATCCGGTATGTGGTTCCGGTGCGCACCACCCGTGAGGATTCCGCGGGTTGGGTGGGCGCGATCGCGCACTGGAACGACGACTACACGGGCTTGGAGATGCGGGTCCTCCGGGGCGAGACGGACTTCTCGTGGGCCGAGTCACCTCGGTCGCGGACCCGGCACTTCGTGTCCAACATCCGCACGACTGCCGGACCGGAGGCTGATGAGTTGACCGTGCGCTCAAATCTCTTGTTCTTCCGCAGCCGCGGAGACAGCGGCCGGTGGGAGTTGCTGTCGGCCGAACGCGTCGACGTGTTGCGCCGCACCGACGATTCGCTGCGGTTGGCTCGGCGCGAGGTGTTACTCGACCACTCGACGTTGCCTATCGACAACCTGTCGGTAGTCCTGTAG
- a CDS encoding Rieske 2Fe-2S domain-containing protein, with product MTTETTGTADATDPYLRRALREVADGLKVGRLPARVVSDPALHTIEMERIFGRAWVFLGHESELAKSGDFVVRHIGADSVIVCRDNSGRIQALSNSCRHRGALVCRAEMGNTAHFQCPYHGWVYSNTGELVGVPAMTEAYPGGFDKSQWGLRHIPHVDSYAGFIFGSVDPKAPSLTDYLGDTTFYLDLIAKKTAGGLEVIGAPHRWVMSANWKTAADNFVGDSYHTLFAHRSMVELGMAPGDPNFASAPAEISLQNGHGVGVLGFPPTLADFPEYEGYPDEVVDQMATSYPSPVHKDLMRRSAFIHGTVFPNLSFINVTIAPDHMSPPTPFITFRVWHPLSHDRMEILSWFLVERDAPEWLRDASQASYVNNFGPGGVFEQDDAEAWKAITESVQGPFAGEGLLNYEMGMDLTPLTDWPGPGEALPSGYAEQNQRRFWGRWLEYMGQPPAFGGRA from the coding sequence ATGACCACCGAAACAACCGGAACAGCTGACGCGACCGATCCCTACCTGCGGCGCGCGTTGCGGGAGGTAGCGGACGGGCTCAAGGTCGGGCGCTTACCGGCCCGCGTCGTCAGCGATCCCGCGCTACACACGATCGAGATGGAGCGGATCTTCGGGCGCGCCTGGGTGTTTCTCGGACACGAGTCGGAGTTGGCCAAGTCCGGCGACTTCGTCGTGCGGCACATCGGGGCCGATTCGGTGATCGTTTGCCGGGACAACTCCGGCCGCATCCAGGCGCTGTCCAATTCTTGTCGCCACCGTGGTGCGCTCGTGTGCCGCGCGGAGATGGGAAACACCGCGCACTTCCAATGCCCGTACCACGGCTGGGTGTACAGCAACACCGGAGAGCTCGTCGGCGTGCCGGCGATGACGGAGGCCTATCCCGGCGGCTTCGACAAGTCGCAGTGGGGATTACGTCACATCCCCCATGTCGACTCGTACGCCGGATTCATCTTCGGCAGCGTCGATCCGAAGGCGCCGAGCCTGACCGACTACCTCGGCGACACGACGTTCTACCTCGACCTCATTGCGAAGAAGACAGCGGGCGGTCTGGAGGTGATAGGGGCACCGCATCGATGGGTGATGTCAGCGAACTGGAAGACAGCCGCCGACAATTTTGTCGGCGACTCCTACCACACCCTCTTTGCTCACCGCTCGATGGTCGAGCTAGGCATGGCGCCCGGTGACCCAAACTTCGCGAGCGCACCAGCGGAAATCTCGCTGCAGAACGGCCACGGCGTCGGCGTACTCGGCTTTCCGCCCACGCTCGCCGATTTTCCCGAGTACGAGGGATACCCCGACGAAGTCGTCGACCAGATGGCGACGTCCTACCCGTCGCCGGTACACAAGGACCTGATGCGACGCTCAGCCTTTATTCACGGCACCGTGTTCCCGAATTTGTCGTTCATCAACGTGACCATCGCGCCGGACCACATGTCGCCCCCTACCCCCTTCATCACGTTCCGGGTATGGCATCCGCTCTCCCATGATCGGATGGAGATCCTCTCCTGGTTCCTGGTCGAACGCGATGCTCCGGAATGGTTGCGCGATGCGTCCCAGGCGTCCTACGTCAACAACTTCGGCCCAGGTGGGGTTTTCGAACAGGACGACGCCGAGGCATGGAAGGCCATCACCGAATCTGTCCAGGGCCCGTTCGCCGGTGAAGGCCTGCTGAACTACGAAATGGGCATGGACTTGACTCCGCTCACCGACTGGCCAGGGCCGGGAGAGGCCCTCCCGAGCGGGTACGCCGAGCAGAATCAGCGGCGGTTTTGGGGGAGATGGCTGGAATACATGGGTCAGCCTCCCGCATTCGGCGGGCGTGCTTGA
- a CDS encoding SDR family NAD(P)-dependent oxidoreductase codes for MREVRPFTNRRRVSAVKAGDRRVAIVTAAAAGIGKAIALRWCREGGSCVMADTDGEGLDAAVHELAESGAAVCGVAGDVCLSDVANSVVERALTEFGRLDTLFNVVGGSLARNVEEISEEQWRSQIDMNLGSVFQMSKPVIPLLRQGGGGSIVNVASTAGILAENRCSAYSASKGGVVLLTKNMALDFARDNIRVNAIAPGGTRTPRIERFLAEHPEHASMMVDLCAMQRFAGPDEIAAPAVFLASPEASYITGAVLPVDGGMTAGVTFRAFEAV; via the coding sequence ATGCGCGAAGTGCGCCCGTTCACCAATCGGCGCCGCGTGAGTGCCGTGAAGGCGGGGGACCGCCGGGTCGCAATTGTCACTGCCGCCGCCGCGGGAATCGGTAAGGCGATCGCCCTGCGGTGGTGCCGCGAAGGTGGGTCCTGTGTCATGGCCGACACCGACGGCGAGGGCCTCGATGCGGCCGTGCATGAATTGGCCGAGTCCGGCGCGGCGGTTTGCGGCGTCGCCGGCGACGTTTGCCTCAGCGATGTTGCCAACAGTGTCGTCGAACGGGCGCTGACCGAGTTCGGGCGGCTCGACACACTGTTCAACGTCGTCGGCGGGAGCCTGGCTCGCAACGTGGAGGAGATCAGCGAGGAGCAGTGGCGCAGCCAGATCGACATGAACCTCGGCAGTGTCTTTCAGATGTCCAAACCCGTCATCCCACTCCTGCGCCAGGGTGGCGGCGGGTCGATCGTCAACGTCGCGTCGACGGCCGGGATCCTCGCCGAGAACAGGTGCTCCGCCTACAGCGCAAGCAAAGGCGGGGTCGTGCTACTCACGAAGAACATGGCCCTCGACTTCGCCCGCGACAACATCCGCGTGAACGCGATCGCCCCCGGGGGCACCCGCACGCCGAGGATCGAACGGTTCCTGGCCGAGCACCCCGAACACGCCTCGATGATGGTGGACCTCTGCGCGATGCAGCGTTTCGCAGGACCAGACGAGATCGCGGCGCCGGCTGTGTTTCTTGCCTCGCCCGAGGCGTCCTACATCACCGGTGCCGTACTGCCGGTCGACGGAGGCATGACCGCCGGCGTCACTTTCCGGGCGTTCGAGGCGGTATGA
- a CDS encoding 2,3-butanediol dehydrogenase, producing MEAIVLNGTNDVGLTSVPDPAPQDGEVIIEVAATGLCGTDLHEYVAGPTFSQPPVVLGHEVSGRIVEVGAGVDQSRIGQGAAVIPMDFCGSCHYCHRSLYHLCQRPGWIGYTRNGGLANYVAVPSRLAVRVPDVVDLEEAALTEPTAVAFHAVRRAELLLGETVMVLGAGALGLTVIQCARAAGAARIFVTEPSGVRASLARDLGATLVLDPHDPGTTACILEETRGVGVDVVFHVAGSAEAFTQGLDCLRKQGRFMEMSSWAGAASLDVNRHLLKEIQLRMVFGYDMFDDFPAVLALIADGKLALAPQITARVPLDRAVKEGLGGLLEGREGLVKVLVKP from the coding sequence ATGGAAGCGATCGTTCTCAACGGCACCAACGACGTCGGTCTGACGTCGGTGCCAGACCCGGCGCCGCAGGACGGTGAGGTCATCATCGAAGTGGCGGCGACAGGGCTGTGTGGAACTGACCTCCACGAGTATGTCGCGGGGCCCACCTTCTCGCAGCCGCCGGTGGTGCTCGGTCACGAGGTCTCGGGCCGGATCGTGGAGGTCGGAGCGGGCGTCGACCAATCCCGCATCGGGCAGGGCGCCGCGGTGATCCCGATGGATTTCTGCGGGAGCTGCCACTACTGCCACCGGTCGCTCTACCACTTGTGCCAGCGCCCAGGATGGATCGGCTACACCCGAAACGGAGGCCTCGCGAACTACGTCGCAGTGCCCTCTCGGCTCGCAGTCCGAGTGCCGGACGTGGTGGACCTCGAGGAGGCGGCGCTGACCGAGCCGACGGCGGTGGCGTTCCACGCGGTGCGGCGAGCGGAACTGCTCCTCGGCGAAACGGTGATGGTCCTCGGTGCCGGGGCACTCGGGCTCACCGTGATCCAGTGCGCACGCGCGGCCGGAGCTGCGCGAATCTTCGTCACGGAACCAAGCGGCGTGCGGGCCAGCCTGGCGCGCGACCTCGGCGCCACGTTGGTGCTCGATCCGCATGACCCCGGGACCACCGCGTGCATCCTGGAGGAGACCCGCGGTGTAGGGGTGGACGTGGTCTTCCATGTGGCGGGCAGCGCGGAGGCGTTCACACAGGGCCTGGACTGCCTCCGCAAACAGGGCCGTTTCATGGAGATGTCGTCGTGGGCCGGCGCGGCCTCGCTCGATGTCAACCGCCATCTGCTCAAGGAGATTCAGCTCCGGATGGTTTTCGGTTACGACATGTTCGACGATTTCCCGGCCGTTCTCGCCCTGATCGCCGACGGAAAACTCGCGCTCGCGCCGCAAATCACCGCTCGAGTCCCGCTGGACCGCGCCGTCAAGGAGGGATTGGGCGGGCTATTGGAGGGCCGGGAGGGTCTGGTCAAGGTGCTGGTGAAGCCGTGA
- a CDS encoding beta propeller repeat protein, whose protein sequence is MVVAATSRGVFTVSGDGKARAWPELPGQVMAMAVQDERVAVAVHKHGVFLATAGADHWTDLGDGLAHRDVRALAFDPHTPNALYAGTEPAHLLRWQDGIWAECGNVLGVPEAKRWSFPIRPGIAHVRTIAVHPLEADVVYVGIEVGSLLITRDRGQTWEEIDGLGHDIHRVVLHPEAPDRLIVTTGQDTKPYRGGKGIYRSTDRGSSWVQSNNGLGERNYTEDAIVVHPADPDVVFLAAADGIPPKWAAVRRLVMGAINGNVYFLSPSKLRRRRGADVGFFRSNDGGASWVRLNSEDDRGLFDMVWALEGELTEGGELLLYHGTTAGGLYVSEDEGHTWKCLADGLGAITHIATPKKGTAQ, encoded by the coding sequence ATGGTCGTCGCCGCGACAAGCCGCGGTGTATTCACCGTGTCCGGCGACGGCAAGGCCCGGGCCTGGCCCGAGTTGCCGGGGCAGGTCATGGCCATGGCTGTCCAGGACGAGCGCGTCGCCGTCGCCGTCCACAAGCACGGCGTGTTTCTCGCCACCGCGGGCGCAGACCACTGGACTGACCTCGGCGATGGCCTCGCCCACCGCGACGTGCGCGCGCTGGCGTTCGATCCGCACACGCCCAACGCGCTCTACGCCGGAACAGAACCAGCGCACTTGCTGCGGTGGCAAGACGGGATCTGGGCCGAGTGTGGAAACGTCCTCGGCGTACCCGAAGCGAAAAGGTGGAGCTTCCCCATCCGCCCGGGAATCGCGCACGTCCGTACCATCGCCGTGCACCCACTAGAAGCTGACGTCGTCTACGTCGGCATTGAAGTTGGATCCCTCCTGATCACCCGGGACCGGGGACAGACGTGGGAGGAGATCGATGGCCTCGGTCACGACATCCACCGCGTGGTCCTGCACCCGGAAGCTCCCGACCGGCTCATCGTCACCACCGGCCAAGACACCAAGCCTTACCGCGGCGGCAAGGGCATTTACCGCAGCACCGACCGCGGATCGAGCTGGGTGCAGTCCAACAACGGACTTGGCGAGCGCAACTACACCGAAGACGCGATCGTGGTGCATCCCGCCGACCCCGACGTGGTGTTCCTCGCCGCGGCCGACGGCATCCCACCGAAGTGGGCTGCAGTGCGCCGGCTGGTGATGGGCGCGATCAACGGCAACGTCTATTTCTTGTCGCCGTCCAAACTGCGCCGACGCCGCGGCGCCGACGTGGGATTCTTCCGCAGCAACGACGGTGGCGCCTCCTGGGTACGGCTGAATAGCGAGGACGACCGCGGCCTGTTCGACATGGTCTGGGCGCTGGAAGGCGAGCTCACTGAAGGCGGCGAGCTGCTGCTGTACCACGGCACCACGGCGGGTGGGCTTTACGTGTCGGAAGACGAGGGCCACACCTGGAAGTGCCTGGCCGACGGCCTGGGCGCGATCACCCACATCGCGACGCCGAAGAAGGGAACAGCGCAGTGA
- a CDS encoding aromatic ring-hydroxylating oxygenase subunit alpha, with product MEFDHIQPAIRKRFTSAADIPKEVFSDPDVYREELTRIFYGPYWHPIAHRAELAERNAFRTRWLADVPLLMVRDGDDRIRVFVNSCAHRGTLLEQRRCGVAERFECPYHRWIFNNDGRFAGAPRRMQFRPDFREEDYGLRELHVVEAWGLIFVSMAAQPPPFDDYLGDSADPLRDCMVDDGDLTLLGYQTVVFQSNWKTYIDNDPYHAPLLHSAFKLLNWQGGSGNVLVSEPYGHMSILYDAQPYVDNGFLADPSVVTRMGDDSRARVIALRPVTGIVRHVDTINIRYARPLGVDRTEVRYTFFGHASDSEDFARHRVRQSSNLLGPSGFISIEDAAVYNRVQATARDGGYQRFVAGVGRPLSESSQNDEVANTGWWAHYQEVMEFC from the coding sequence ATGGAGTTCGACCACATACAGCCGGCGATCCGGAAACGGTTCACCTCTGCAGCGGACATCCCCAAAGAGGTGTTCAGCGACCCCGACGTCTACCGGGAAGAGCTCACCCGCATCTTCTATGGCCCCTACTGGCATCCGATCGCGCACCGGGCCGAGCTGGCCGAGCGCAACGCCTTCCGGACGAGATGGCTGGCCGACGTGCCGCTGCTGATGGTGCGGGACGGCGATGACCGCATCCGCGTGTTCGTCAACTCCTGCGCCCATCGGGGAACGCTACTGGAACAGCGCCGGTGCGGGGTGGCGGAGCGATTCGAGTGTCCGTATCACCGGTGGATCTTCAACAATGACGGCCGTTTCGCCGGCGCGCCCCGCCGCATGCAGTTTCGCCCGGACTTTCGCGAGGAGGACTACGGCCTCCGGGAGCTGCACGTAGTCGAGGCGTGGGGTTTGATCTTCGTCAGCATGGCTGCGCAGCCGCCGCCGTTCGACGATTATCTCGGCGATAGCGCGGATCCGTTGCGCGACTGCATGGTCGATGACGGGGACTTGACGTTGCTGGGCTACCAGACGGTGGTGTTTCAGAGTAATTGGAAAACCTACATCGACAACGATCCCTATCACGCGCCGCTGCTGCACAGCGCGTTCAAACTGCTCAACTGGCAGGGCGGCAGCGGAAACGTGCTGGTCAGCGAGCCCTATGGGCACATGTCGATTCTGTACGATGCGCAACCCTACGTGGACAACGGTTTCCTGGCTGACCCGAGTGTGGTCACGCGGATGGGGGATGACAGCCGAGCCCGCGTGATTGCGTTACGGCCGGTCACTGGGATCGTGCGTCACGTCGACACAATCAACATCCGGTACGCCCGCCCGCTGGGGGTTGATCGTACCGAGGTGCGATACACGTTCTTCGGCCATGCCAGTGACTCCGAGGACTTCGCACGCCACCGAGTCCGCCAGTCGTCAAATCTGCTGGGGCCGAGCGGCTTCATCAGTATCGAGGACGCCGCCGTCTACAACCGCGTGCAGGCGACCGCGCGTGACGGCGGCTATCAGCGCTTTGTCGCCGGGGTCGGCCGACCATTGTCGGAGTCGTCGCAGAACGACGAGGTCGCCAATACCGGCTGGTGGGCGCACTACCAGGAGGTGATGGAGTTTTGCTGA
- a CDS encoding aromatic-ring-hydroxylating dioxygenase subunit beta — MDELLGAYARAVDDQDFTAWLALFATECAYEVRAMENVREGLPLAYMMDDCRERLADRAKMIQEVWAGTVEPYDTRHFQQRTAMRELGEDRWEVRSNVLVTYTGASGEPGILVSGYSEDVVVLDDETALFQQKFVVVDNTPPRYLVYPV; from the coding sequence GTGGACGAACTGCTGGGAGCCTACGCCCGCGCAGTCGACGATCAAGACTTCACCGCGTGGCTTGCCCTGTTCGCGACGGAATGTGCCTACGAGGTGCGCGCGATGGAGAACGTCCGTGAGGGGCTGCCGCTGGCGTACATGATGGACGATTGCCGAGAACGGCTGGCCGACCGCGCGAAGATGATCCAGGAGGTCTGGGCGGGCACGGTCGAACCCTACGACACCCGCCACTTTCAGCAGCGTACGGCGATGCGTGAGCTCGGCGAAGACCGCTGGGAGGTACGGTCCAACGTCCTCGTCACCTACACCGGCGCCTCCGGCGAGCCGGGGATTCTGGTCAGCGGCTACAGCGAAGACGTCGTCGTCCTTGACGATGAAACCGCGCTGTTTCAGCAGAAATTCGTGGTGGTGGACAACACTCCGCCGCGCTATCTGGTGTACCCCGTTTGA
- a CDS encoding SCP2 sterol-binding domain-containing protein yields MTAVALMSPEWARAYRDLWNDSAEIRQGAKELSMLIEWRVQDANDQVSQLEITDGEAVYGGVQIEGRKADFVLTATASVWHRVADGELGVANAIATRKIKFVGPVKVAMANMAVLGAGLRLLGQVDGLVWGD; encoded by the coding sequence ATGACTGCCGTTGCGTTGATGTCGCCCGAGTGGGCACGCGCGTACCGCGACCTGTGGAACGACTCGGCCGAGATCCGGCAGGGTGCCAAAGAATTGAGCATGCTGATCGAATGGCGAGTACAGGACGCCAACGACCAGGTCTCACAGTTGGAGATCACCGATGGTGAGGCCGTCTACGGCGGGGTGCAGATCGAAGGGCGAAAGGCTGACTTCGTTCTGACTGCAACCGCGAGCGTCTGGCACCGGGTCGCGGACGGCGAGCTCGGCGTAGCGAACGCCATCGCGACGCGCAAGATCAAATTCGTGGGCCCGGTCAAGGTGGCGATGGCGAACATGGCGGTGCTCGGCGCCGGACTCCGCCTCCTAGGTCAGGTCGACGGACTCGTCTGGGGAGACTGA
- a CDS encoding dioxygenase family protein encodes MAASPRWQCDRAAGASGAIQFHGVITDEDGRPVPNVLIETWHAAGDDDNAATKIGRPRCDGRNYTRPKSVITDQQGRYSMRMVPPRAPEHGAAPFIAVSVHTRGLLDRLITRAYLPGCHLAKDPLLRRLPAERRQALIATRDDIGLRFDITLRPAHGVRVETFVEPQQEAAT; translated from the coding sequence ATGGCAGCTTCTCCACGGTGGCAGTGCGACCGGGCGGCGGGCGCGTCCGGGGCCATTCAGTTTCACGGGGTGATTACGGATGAAGATGGTCGACCAGTTCCTAACGTCCTGATCGAGACCTGGCACGCCGCGGGGGACGACGACAACGCGGCGACGAAGATCGGACGGCCGCGGTGCGACGGCCGGAACTACACCCGCCCAAAGAGCGTCATCACCGACCAACAGGGTCGTTACAGCATGAGAATGGTGCCGCCTCGAGCACCCGAGCACGGGGCAGCGCCGTTCATTGCGGTGTCGGTGCATACTCGAGGGCTTCTCGATCGGCTGATAACCCGCGCCTACCTTCCAGGGTGCCATCTCGCCAAGGACCCCCTGCTCCGCCGCCTGCCCGCCGAGCGGCGGCAAGCCCTGATTGCCACCCGCGACGACATCGGACTTCGTTTCGACATCACGCTGCGGCCAGCACACGGCGTGAGGGTTGAAACCTTTGTTGAGCCGCAACAGGAAGCTGCGACGTGA
- a CDS encoding MlaE family ABC transporter permease produces the protein MKGLSLRSKVENLPTAADVKALKPLSIIGGLYAMTLDMFVAMFKPPFQWREFLLQTWFVARVSMVPALTLSIPLVVLTSFTFNTLLGEFGAADFSGTGAALGAVNQIGPFVTVLVVAGAGASAMCADLGSRTIREEVDAMRVLGLDPIHSLVVPRVLATTLVAVLLSSVVTVTGLLGAFLFSVYFQHVTPGSFVASMTLITGLGDVLVSLVKATLFGFVAGLIACYQGLRVQKGAAGVGNAVSETVVIAFLLLFVVNAIVTAVGFEVTK, from the coding sequence GTGAAGGGCCTTTCGCTCCGTAGCAAGGTTGAGAACCTCCCGACAGCGGCTGACGTCAAAGCTCTGAAACCACTCAGCATCATTGGCGGGCTCTACGCGATGACGCTGGACATGTTCGTCGCGATGTTCAAACCACCCTTCCAATGGCGCGAGTTCCTCCTCCAGACATGGTTCGTGGCGCGGGTTTCCATGGTCCCAGCGCTGACGTTGTCGATTCCCCTCGTTGTCCTCACGTCATTCACCTTCAACACGTTGCTCGGCGAATTCGGCGCCGCAGACTTCTCAGGAACCGGCGCAGCATTGGGCGCGGTCAACCAGATCGGCCCCTTCGTGACTGTCCTCGTCGTCGCAGGGGCCGGCGCTTCGGCGATGTGCGCCGATCTCGGGTCGCGCACGATCCGCGAGGAAGTCGATGCAATGCGGGTCCTCGGCCTTGACCCGATCCATTCCCTTGTCGTCCCTAGAGTGCTGGCCACGACGTTGGTCGCGGTGCTCCTGTCATCTGTCGTGACCGTTACTGGGCTCCTAGGCGCTTTCTTGTTTTCGGTGTACTTCCAGCATGTAACGCCCGGGTCATTCGTCGCCAGCATGACGCTGATCACCGGTCTCGGCGATGTCCTCGTGTCTCTGGTCAAGGCCACGCTGTTCGGTTTCGTGGCGGGTCTGATCGCCTGCTACCAAGGCTTGCGAGTGCAAAAAGGTGCGGCCGGAGTGGGTAACGCGGTCAGCGAAACCGTTGTCATTGCGTTCTTGTTGCTCTTCGTCGTCAATGCCATCGTCACTGCGGTCGGGTTCGAGGTCACGAAATGA
- a CDS encoding ABC transporter permease, with protein sequence MSAGVVFRQRFPRTARSLSQWRANWRDLGDQARFYGQSISSTVQAATTYRAEVLRQIAAIGLGAGSLAVVGGTVAVVAFLNLSTSAALASQAYNQMSQVGVEALAGFTSAYVNVRLATPASSAFAFAATIGAGTTAQLGAMKINEEIDALAVMGIRPIAYLASTRLLAGVIVVVPLYCVALLMSFFSVRVITTAFYGQGSGVFDHYFDTFLNPQAVFFSFAVTVAAALVIMLIHTYYGLNATGGPAGVGEAVGRATRTSLIASQMVILLVTLALYGQTGTFNYAG encoded by the coding sequence ATGAGCGCCGGCGTTGTCTTCCGGCAGCGGTTTCCCAGGACCGCCCGCTCTTTGAGCCAGTGGAGGGCCAATTGGAGAGATCTCGGCGATCAGGCCCGCTTCTACGGTCAATCGATCAGCTCGACCGTGCAGGCGGCCACGACCTACCGTGCCGAGGTGCTACGCCAGATCGCCGCGATTGGTCTCGGCGCAGGATCCTTGGCGGTGGTGGGTGGCACAGTCGCTGTCGTCGCCTTCCTGAACTTGTCGACCAGCGCCGCTCTGGCGAGTCAGGCCTACAACCAGATGTCGCAAGTCGGCGTGGAAGCGCTGGCCGGCTTCACGTCGGCGTACGTCAACGTTCGGTTGGCCACCCCGGCCAGCTCCGCCTTCGCGTTCGCCGCCACGATCGGTGCTGGTACCACCGCGCAGCTCGGTGCGATGAAAATCAACGAGGAAATCGACGCGCTAGCGGTGATGGGCATCCGGCCGATCGCCTACCTAGCCTCAACTCGTCTGCTCGCCGGCGTGATCGTGGTCGTCCCGCTGTACTGCGTGGCCTTGTTGATGTCGTTCTTCTCGGTGCGGGTCATCACCACCGCGTTCTATGGGCAGGGGTCCGGAGTGTTCGACCATTACTTCGACACCTTTCTCAATCCGCAAGCCGTGTTCTTCTCCTTCGCCGTCACGGTCGCCGCAGCGCTGGTGATCATGCTGATCCACACGTACTACGGACTCAACGCCACTGGCGGTCCCGCCGGTGTGGGTGAGGCGGTCGGGCGCGCGACCCGGACGTCGCTGATCGCCTCGCAGATGGTGATTCTCTTGGTCACTCTGGCTCTCTACGGCCAGACCGGCACCTTCAACTACGCGGGGTGA
- a CDS encoding MCE family protein encodes MADGTGARRISPGWWAMLLVTGIVAAVVLSLAMFNRTFTPTVPVTLTADRSGLMLEPNSRVKMRGVQIGRVSAVTGGDAPRIQLAIDPDQIRHIPANVEARIQSISLFGAKYVDLVYPPDPSPQRLSAGAVLTSQNTATEVNTVFQNVVQLIKTIDPLKLNAVLSALAEGVRGQGDRIGAAITASNQVLLELNPRTDTVREDFRALKGVSDTYSAAAKDIIDTVAAATTTSATVTTHAQQLDTLLLNVVGLSRSGIDLLGASKDNLVKAVNLLEPTTNLLMKYNPMLTCLFVGAKTTLDTGYADMLGGNGKSLIMDAALLLGDDPYRYPDHRPINAAKGGEGGKPSCGSLPDVAQNFPVRQLIANTGFGTGLDWRPNPGIGFPGYANYFPVTRAVPEPPSIRYPGGPAPGPMPYPGAPPYGAPQYGPDGTPLYPGVPVPPPPSAGPTP; translated from the coding sequence ATGGCTGACGGTACGGGTGCTCGGCGGATCTCCCCCGGGTGGTGGGCGATGTTGCTGGTCACGGGCATCGTGGCGGCGGTGGTGCTGAGTCTGGCCATGTTCAACAGGACGTTCACCCCGACCGTGCCGGTGACCCTGACAGCGGACCGCTCGGGTCTGATGCTGGAGCCCAACTCGCGGGTCAAGATGCGCGGGGTGCAGATCGGCCGCGTCAGCGCGGTCACCGGCGGGGATGCCCCGCGCATCCAGCTGGCCATCGACCCCGACCAGATCCGACACATCCCGGCCAACGTCGAGGCACGCATCCAATCCATATCCTTGTTCGGGGCGAAGTACGTCGACCTTGTCTACCCACCCGACCCCAGCCCGCAGCGGCTGTCAGCGGGAGCAGTATTGACATCACAGAACACCGCCACCGAGGTCAACACCGTGTTCCAAAATGTGGTGCAGCTGATCAAGACGATCGACCCGCTCAAGCTCAACGCCGTACTTAGCGCGCTCGCCGAAGGGGTGCGAGGACAAGGCGACAGGATCGGTGCAGCGATCACCGCGAGCAATCAAGTTCTACTTGAGCTGAATCCACGCACCGACACTGTGCGCGAGGACTTCCGCGCGCTCAAAGGTGTCAGCGACACCTACAGTGCGGCAGCCAAGGACATCATCGACACCGTAGCCGCGGCGACCACCACCAGCGCGACGGTCACCACGCATGCACAGCAACTCGACACGCTGCTGCTCAACGTGGTGGGGCTATCCCGCAGCGGAATCGACCTGCTAGGCGCCAGCAAAGACAACCTGGTGAAAGCGGTCAACCTGCTGGAACCCACAACGAACTTGCTGATGAAGTACAACCCCATGCTCACCTGCTTGTTTGTTGGCGCCAAGACCACACTCGACACCGGCTATGCCGACATGCTCGGCGGAAACGGCAAGTCTCTCATCATGGACGCTGCGCTGCTGCTGGGAGACGATCCATACCGTTATCCGGACCATCGGCCCATCAACGCCGCCAAGGGCGGGGAAGGTGGTAAGCCCAGCTGCGGCTCGCTGCCCGACGTCGCCCAGAACTTCCCGGTGCGCCAGCTGATCGCCAATACCGGGTTCGGCACCGGACTAGATTGGCGACCCAATCCCGGCATCGGCTTCCCCGGGTACGCCAACTATTTCCCGGTGACTCGGGCGGTCCCCGAACCGCCGAGCATCCGTTACCCGGGCGGCCCAGCACCCGGACCGATGCCCTACCCCGGTGCACCGCCCTACGGCGCTCCCCAGTACGGCCCCGACGGAACGCCCCTCTATCCCGGTGTCCCGGTCCCGCCACCGCCCTCCGCAGGACCCACACCGTGA